ATATTGTTTAAGGTTTCCATGATTCAACAAGAACAAACAAAGAAATGCCGAAACTGGGGCTTGACTAATTCCTTAATTATATAGTATCTCTCCTCTCAGTCTGAATTGAGCGTTCACGGGCTCTATATCCCTTGGAATGgaatcttcttttcaactcatgatttcaatgataattGCTTCATTTGATAGAAATCCGacttattttttaaaagcGAAAAGTTGATAATATAACAGAACTAAGGAGTTTCGGAAAGCACGTGAAAGCTGGCGCTTTCAGTAAACGCAATTAATACTTCTTGGATACGACAACGACGTTATAAACAGAAATAGAGAATTTtccagaaaaaaatattaaagcTTTTAGCTGTTTAAAAAAGGTCCTACCCGGATTCGAACCGGGGTTGGTCGGATCAAAACCGACAGTGATGACCACTACACTATAGAACCATTGATTTGTGGTTTTTGTTGTAACATAGACTGGGAAACTACAACATTAAGCTCTAAATTCGTGTGACTGTTTTCCTAGAATCAAAACCTAGACACCCGCTGTCCAATctattaaattaaatatttcacattattgattttggttgaatattagtgaaaacttttcatagacgcaacttttgtcatcttgaagaattccacactataaaaaggaattcttcgtcatatttgttcttaatcttttatcttactttataattatatataaaaaagagACAAGCCATTTGATACGCTTTTAGCTATAGTTATACGATCAGATCGATTTCCACGCACTCTGTCcctgaattagaatatacacCAGCCGTGTCATATTCCCCCTGTGTTATCTGTCTTGTTACCGTATTGAACTTACAATAGgttttcaatgaagaattattcaCCGAACACAGTCTAAAGTGCAGAGCTTTTTCTTCATGCGACCTGGCAGAGGCTAGTTGCTGGTATGTGAATTTGCTGGAAGTGGCaatatactgacatttcaatgttttgacTGAACATCCACaacatgaacaatattgatgaaaataatataaagggGTCCTCCTCTGACCTTCCTTCACGTCAGAATTATACTTACATAGTAATGTTTTAATAATTAGAATGACAATTTTAGAATGTCCTGGTAACAGAAATATTGTTCCCACAATACggatttgaaagaatagAAAAACTGCTAGTGTTAACCGAGCGAGTGCTACGTCCTTGGTTTTATCGCAAGTAATGTTCGGTTTAAAACGTGTAAATATCAGACATTTTAACAACAGAAAAAGTTTGGCTATTTAGTTTAGATTTACTTAACTTTATTTTagattattttatataatcaGCAACACTTTGGTCAGTACCTCTTGCGATTACGGCTTCCCAACGATTACAACTATGTTAGCTCAAACTGAAACAACAAATTATAACAGTACTGCTTCCGTCCAACAAGAATAATTAAATTAGACAATACTATATTAATCTGGCAAAATGTGAATCCATCGGCAGCAAACATTATATAATATCATGAATGAGAATTCGCACGAATCTGACTATTCTTTCTATCTTGGGAAATCCGAAGAGAAGTTCATTAAAGTCCACGATATGGAAAGGCGTTTGACACCATctgtaaataattttaaagtGTCAGAGGCACTTTCATCAACTTTTAGGATTAATTGATACTTATCTTGTAAAGCATTTAAGTAATTGGTTAATTTGGGAAATGACAGCATGTATGATTTATGACATATACCGCCTTCCATTTCTCCAGAGGGGCATCAGGGGGTGTCAGTGTCTCCTGCTGCGCATGAAACTTATCGTTTCGTCTTTGTAAGTGGAATAGCGATTTGATGCGTTGTTCAGCACTAGATTTTAATATGTACTGTCGACCACCATCATTCGTCACACTACCTCCTCCGCCTTTTCAATCAATGAGGAAATGGCCAATATTCGTAAATTAGCTGAGAGAAGAATAAGACAGTAAATAGATACCAGGACGCTAGTGGAGAAAGAGAGCAGTAATCATCGAGAGAGAGGTATTACACAGAAAGGGTTACCCGCCAAATATTCCTACATTCAGTCAGGGTTAAATGTTGAGATAACGAAGACAACCAAGAAATAGTTTAGAGAAACTCTTATGGAAACGCTATTGAACAAGTAACGCTGATCCTCCCAATTTTACTGTTTTTAGCAGTTTCTTTGGGAATTTGGACGGTGGGGACGATAGTAATTAAGCTCGCGGTGGAACAGTTGAGTTTAACAGACCGGGAGTTTGTCGCATCATTTTAAGGATAGCCCTCGATTAGTTATTCAACTGTTTTTCGCCCATTGgaaaatctttcttttacTTCCTCCACATTTGTCCCGACTGGTTCTTATACAGATGTGTGTCTAATTCGGGTTCATACCTTTTTGCATTCCACGTCATTGTATTCATTTCGGTAAAAATAGCACATTTTCGAAAACATATACCCCACTCAAAGTTTTACGCTCTAGAATCAACCTtgtcaaaaaaagaatCAAGAACGACAGTCGGGCTCGAGGTCCTGTTCAAGAATTGTacatttttccttttcaaaagacGCACATGAACCTAATAGTATAAACCATCGTAAACTTACTCCTACGCTCGTAGGAATATATCCTAACATGGTTTTTCTCGAGACTTTTCACTGTTTTCCTTTTTAGACAAAGGCACAAGTCATTTCAGGCACATCTGAAATTAACTGacaaccaaaaaaaaaaaaatagaattcTGGTAAATCTTATTCTCCCAGGGTTTATTCCTAAAGTTAGAAGGAAATACATCTAGTACTACTACTCTCAAGGTGCTATTCACTGCCTAAAAAAGTTAAGTGACGTAGCAACAAGCCTTGTCAGAACTAATGATAACTCAAAAAGATGTTTAAGCACATGTGCACttgtcttcttctcttcctAAAAAATAGATGACGCTACAAAAAAATGTACCGTTTAAGCACTTATATATACTGACAATGCTCAGTAAAAACAATTATCTTCTAAGTTTTCCATTTTATTCTTATTTCAGCTATCAAACTAACCTTTCCAGTTGTTATTTGCGGCCAGCATCCATTAATGTCCGAAGACGATACTTTTTCCTATGAGCTTTCTTCAGATGACGGGCATTCTGAACATTTGCTAACTGACCCTAGaaagattattgaatttgcaCCTTCACCACTTATATATGGAAAATTCAGAATTATCTGTCAAAAGTGTAAATTCTTCGTgacaagaaaattaaagtgtaaatcaattaaaaataatttaaacAAAGTATTGTTGGTTTGCATCTTCTTTTTAGTTCTTTTCACccataaaaataatattaaatctTATTATTATACACATACGGCACTGAAGACAGTACCCAATGAGAAAGACTTACtgaaaattgatattgcAAATCAGCTACATATTAAAGATCTGTCGAAATCTCCAATTATACccaatatttttcagtatAATTTTACAGAGGTTAATGTCACTGGTTTCGTTTCCAATTTGCAATCCAAGAAAAagttagaaaatgaagcaCATTCAAATGGTACTGCACCCGAAGCTTCATATCATAAAGACCACCATTCTTCAGTCACTTGTGATGACCttcaatataataatatcataGAAATATCTACATGGAATACTTTGTTACCAGATGATTTGGTCACAATAAGAAGAGAACTTACTCACGGTGGAACTACACTGAGCAAGGAACTTCAAGACcataatgaagaaaagatgacTGAAGTTGAAATTGTTAGCAAAAATTGGTTCCGCTTCGGAGGCGCTGCTGTATGGTTAGAAAGGGAACAATGTTTTGTCGTTTACAGTAGCATAATGTACCAACCAAGCGGTATGAAAGGAATACCCAAAATATCTGTAATCGGAGCACAAGCCTTTGATAAAGATTGGAATGAACTAAAAGGTAAACGCATACCATTCCATGATATATCAATTCCAAAGGATGTAACAAAGGAATTATCTCATTTAGAAAAGAAGCTAAGTTATTCAAATTgtgataatttgaaaaattctggTATAAACTTCTATGATGATTGTATTGCCCAAATGacaaaggaaaaattaaaattgcAGCAAACATATGAAGAACTACTGTCAAGATATTATATGACGTACCCGTCTATACTTAATATACCATTTGACATTGGTAGCGGACGTGGCAAAGGAGCCGAAGATCCTCACGTTATCTTGAAACAAAATGGCAAATATGAAGAACCCAtcgtcattttcaatatgtaCAACAATACAGAAGGTAATAGAAGAGTCTATGCATTCCATCCGCATAGAAGAATTGATCCAATAGTGaaattcttcattgaagatattaAATTAAGTgctaaagaaaaaaattggacaCCATTCTTCCCATACCGTGACGAAAGTGAGATTAGTGTTTTTTCTAGAGGTTTTATCTATTTTATCTATGCATATGCGCcattaaaaattgtaaaatgTTCATTAAATGACGGTATATGTGAAGTGGTATTTGAAGACTTAAATAAATTCGAGCATGCTGAGATGAGAGGTGCCACCCAGTTTGTTAAATTACCTACAGATATTCCTCAAGTGGAAGGTAAGCAAATGTGGATCGGCTTCCCTAAAACTCACTTATCTGACTGTGGTTGCGGAGTGTCTTATTATAGGCCAATGCTAAGTCTATTAACTGAGACTAACGGATCTTATCATCTAGAATTAATGGTCCCAACTATGGATTTTAATAGAGATGTTCTATCTTGGGATTTGAAAGGAACTTATTGCGGGGGCACCAATATAATGAGTCCAAATTCGATAGCTTATTGGGAAGTTGTTGATCAAGATGCAGcaaatggaaaatttgagGATTATTTAGGCTTTACTTTCAGTGAAGCTGATGAAACTACTAGAGTGGTTGTTTTGAGaaacattttgaattatattTTGGACATTTATGacgaaaagaaaataagtAATCAATTTGAGATTGGTAAAGAGTCTGATACTATTATTGGAAGCGCATTACAATGTGTAAAAGATACACAATGGACTAACTGTGCCAAATATGGTAAGACCCACAAAAAAGACTGACCATGTTAAAAATGTCATCTTTCATGTTCGGATACTGTAACCattaacttttcttttcagaGTGACCGATAAAGGGAGCTTTCTATGCccattatttttgtaaaataaaTGAACTATAAAAAGCGTGTCTCTTTCTGGTTCACAATTCCAATGGactatatatttttttttaattatcGCATcgaatatatttaataaaGTACAATTTTAATCACATTTGCTGAAATCGACAAGAAGGTGAATTGAATCTATTATATCCACCTGGCGCTAAACGAAATTTCGGGatcttttttccttctttttaATCATATTTCAGGAAAATGTAGGACTTTTCTCAATGGTCATTTATAAGTAATACAATGGTTGACAGCAAGTGTCTAGAATGTTTCTCTATTCTAGGGCCGGTCGAAGATTTGAAACGCTCGTTTTTTATTGGTAGCGCCAGTTTCTCTTCTGTTTTACAAAACCTTCGAGATCGCTCACGTAAAGAAAGCAAACacccccccccccccccgCCCTCTTAGCTTCTACGGTAC
The genomic region above belongs to Kazachstania africana CBS 2517 chromosome 7, complete genome and contains:
- the KAFR0G01330 gene encoding uncharacterized protein, coding for MSEDDTFSYELSSDDGHSEHLLTDPRKIIEFAPSPLIYGKFRIICQKCKFFVTRKLKCKSIKNNLNKVLLVCIFFLVLFTHKNNIKSYYYTHTALKTVPNEKDLLKIDIANQLHIKDLSKSPIIPNIFQYNFTEVNVTGFVSNLQSKKKLENEAHSNGTAPEASYHKDHHSSVTCDDLQYNNIIEISTWNTLLPDDLVTIRRELTHGGTTLSKELQDHNEEKMTEVEIVSKNWFRFGGAAVWLEREQCFVVYSSIMYQPSGMKGIPKISVIGAQAFDKDWNELKGKRIPFHDISIPKDVTKELSHLEKKLSYSNCDNLKNSGINFYDDCIAQMTKEKLKLQQTYEELLSRYYMTYPSILNIPFDIGSGRGKGAEDPHVILKQNGKYEEPIVIFNMYNNTEGNRRVYAFHPHRRIDPIVKFFIEDIKLSAKEKNWTPFFPYRDESEISVFSRGFIYFIYAYAPLKIVKCSLNDGICEVVFEDLNKFEHAEMRGATQFVKLPTDIPQVEGKQMWIGFPKTHLSDCGCGVSYYRPMLSLLTETNGSYHLELMVPTMDFNRDVLSWDLKGTYCGGTNIMSPNSIAYWEVVDQDAANGKFEDYLGFTFSEADETTRVVVLRNILNYILDIYDEKKISNQFEIGKESDTIIGSALQCVKDTQWTNCAKYGKTHKKD